From the Lathyrus oleraceus cultivar Zhongwan6 chromosome 4, CAAS_Psat_ZW6_1.0, whole genome shotgun sequence genome, one window contains:
- the LOC127137938 gene encoding uncharacterized protein LOC127137938, which yields MATAGAIRLLDMEEDIFGYSCTETIGKEDLEHIFRHQELGVGVIHTYIRFLYDNFMRGNDQLSNRFRFVSSSLVNKALICREPDSCREYLVKRFKASSTNNLYLWPYNSGCHWLLLAIDPLKEVVYFLNSIDGEWTNYPDMKQLVDTSIKVFRSQRQARVPRTKSSNITWIKVQCPLQRNGIDCGYFVMRFMREIINMNQIEIPITQLVQVQYFSLILLMIKLMVVAYKWKMKKPTSFYLRIIEGFIKLKQ from the exons ATGGCAACAGCTGGTGCTATTCGCTTACTGGATATGGAGGAAGATATCTTTGGTTATTCATGCACTGAAACAATCGGAAAAGAAGATCTGGAACATATTTTTCGGCATCAAGAATTAGGTGTCGGTGTTATACACACATACATCCG GTTCTTGTATGACAATTTCATGCGCGGGAATGATCAATTGTCAAACAGATTCCGTTTCGTGTCTTCCTCCCTGGTCAACAAAGCATTAATTTGTAGGGAACCGGATTCATGTAGAGAGTACTTAGTCAAGAGATTCAAGGCCAGCAGTACAAACAACTTGTATCTTTGGCCGTATAATTCAGG GTGTCACTGGTTGTTGCTTGCTATTGATCCTTTAAAAGAAGTGGTATATTTTCTGAATTCGATAGATGGTGAATGGACAAATTATCCGGATATGAAGCAATTAGTTGATAC atCAATAAAAGTGTTCCGATCTCAAAGACAAGCTCGAGTACCACGTACTAAATCCAGCAACATTACGTGGATAAAAGTGCAG TGTCCTCTACAGCGCAACGGTATCGATTGCGGATACTTTGTAATGAGGTTTATGAGGGAAATCATTAATATGAATCAAATAGAGATTCCAATCACG CAACTTGTCCAAGTTCAATACTTTTCACTTATCCTTTTGATGATAAAGCTTATGGTTGTTGCATACAAGTGGAAGATGAAGAAGCCCACATCGTTTTATCTTAGAATTATAGAAGGGTTTATAAAGCTTAAACAATGA